A genome region from Musa acuminata AAA Group cultivar baxijiao chromosome BXJ3-5, Cavendish_Baxijiao_AAA, whole genome shotgun sequence includes the following:
- the LOC135638551 gene encoding plasmodesmata-located protein 3-like, protein MGIPRAHHRRHSSPPPSYSFAFPLLRVALTLTVLCLARLSPAAAGSLYNLVYKGCANQTFSGGGAAYGQTLAALSSSLTAKASNSKFYKTTASAYGGQSIFGLFQCRSDLSPSDCSDCVGRLPPMWSSLCGDAAAARVQLAGCYAMYQVSGFPQVSGTQMLYKTCGSGGGGADFEVKRDTAFSQLQSGVAGGQGFYATSYGSVYTMAQCEGDLSTGDCSDCVAQAIQKSEVECGGAASGQVYLDKCYISYSYYANGVTTAAGGGGGGSVRGQTGKTVAIVVGGAAGVGFFIICLLFARSVMKKKEDY, encoded by the exons ATGGGCATCCCCAGAGCCCACCACCGCCGccactcttctcctcctccaagctattcattcGCATTTCCACTGCTAAGAGTAGCCCTCACCCTCACAGTACTCTGCCTTGCCCGCCTGTCACCAGCCGCCGCCGGCAGCCTCTACAACCTGGTCTACAAGGGCTGCGCCAACCAGACGTTTTCCGGTGGAGGCGCTGCCTACGGCCAGACCCTGGCCGCCCTCTCCTCCTCCCTGACCGCCAAGGCCTCCAACTCCAAGTTCTACAAGACCACTGCCTCTGCCTACGGCGGCCAGTCCATCTTCGGCCTCTTCCAGTGCCGCAGCGACCTCTCCCCCTCCGACTGCTCCGACTGCGTCGGCCGCCTCCCCCCCATGTGGTCGTCTCTCTGCGGCGACGCCGCCGCCGCACGCGTCCAGCTCGCCGGATGCTACGCTATGTACCAGGTGTCCGGCTTCCCGCAGGTCTCCGGCACCCAGATGCTCTACAAGACATGCGGGTCCGGCGGAGGCGGGGCCGACTTCGAGGTTAAGCGGGACACGGCCTTCAGCCAGCTCCAGAGCGGCGTAGCCGGCGGGCAAGGGTTCTACGCCACCAGCTATGGATCCGTCTACACCATGGCGCAGTGCGAGGGCGACCTTTCCACCGGCGACTGCAGCGATTGCGTGGCCCAGGCCATCCAGAAGTCGGAGGTAGAGTGCGGCGGCGCCGCCTCTGGCCAGGTCTACCTCGACAAATGCTACATTAGCTACAGCTACTACGCCAATGGCGTCACCACCgccgccggcggcggcggcggaggcagcGTTCGAG GGCAAACAGGGAAGACAGTGGCCATAGTGGTGGGAGGGGCAGCAGGAGTGGGCTTCTTCATCATCTGCCTGTTGTTTGCCAGGAGTGTGATGAAAAAGAAAGAAG ATTATTGA